In a genomic window of Vulpes vulpes isolate BD-2025 chromosome 6, VulVul3, whole genome shotgun sequence:
- the AP4S1 gene encoding AP-4 complex subunit sigma-1 isoform X1 yields the protein MIKFFLMVNKQGQTRLSKYYEHVEINKRTLLETEVIKSCLSRSSEQCSFIEFKDFKLIYRQYAALFIVVGVNDTENEMAIYEFIHNFVEVLDEYFSRVILFIHERHRERQRHKQMEKQAPCREPNAGLDPRIPGSLPELKADAQPLSHPGIPSVFFF from the exons atgataaaattttttcTAATGGTGAATAAACAAGGACAGACCCGACTTTCTAAATACTATGAACATGTGGAGATTAATAAGCGTACACTTCTTGAAACGGAAGTCATAAAGAGCTGTCTCTCCCGATCCAGTGAACAA tgctCTTTCATTGAGTTTAAGGATTTCAAGCTGATATATCGACAGTATGCAGCTCTCTTCATTGTGGTTGGAGTTAATGACACAGAG AATGAGATGGCAATTTATGAATTTATCCATAACTTTGTGGAAGTGTTAGATGAGTACTTCAGCCGAGTG atattatttattcatgagagacacagagagaggcagagacataagcagatggagaagcaggctccatgcagggagcccaatgcaggactcgatcccaggatcccgggatcattacctgagctaaaggcagatgctcaaccgctgagccacccaggaatcccaagtgtttttttcttttag
- the AP4S1 gene encoding AP-4 complex subunit sigma-1 isoform X3 produces the protein MIKFFLMVNKQGQTRLSKYYEHVEINKRTLLETEVIKSCLSRSSEQCSFIEFKDFKLIYRQYAALFIVVGVNDTENEMAIYEFIHNFVEVLDEYFSRVSELDVSFFKAVSQVFLSRQSTG, from the exons atgataaaattttttcTAATGGTGAATAAACAAGGACAGACCCGACTTTCTAAATACTATGAACATGTGGAGATTAATAAGCGTACACTTCTTGAAACGGAAGTCATAAAGAGCTGTCTCTCCCGATCCAGTGAACAA tgctCTTTCATTGAGTTTAAGGATTTCAAGCTGATATATCGACAGTATGCAGCTCTCTTCATTGTGGTTGGAGTTAATGACACAGAG AATGAGATGGCAATTTATGAATTTATCCATAACTTTGTGGAAGTGTTAGATGAGTACTTCAGCCGAGTG agtgaATTAGATGTATCCTTTTTCAAAGCTGTGAGCCAAGTTTTCCTCAGTAGGCAAAGCACAGGCTAG